Proteins from a genomic interval of Stenotrophomonas maltophilia R551-3:
- a CDS encoding methyl-accepting chemotaxis protein gives MNYLRNVRVAWRLGLGFGLLLLLVAAVVATGATASVVQKRAMQQVVDVSVAKVRLLSQMLDANNQMMVVRREMLIRQGEDRGHDEQRIADLVKRYEASWTAYQALPSDADGKAIAETIAAKRAIARPLNKQTSELMEQGDYPGAVALTLGPVQEAANGWNKALSDGVDFEEKESRDAAAEAIRLGERSLLQLLVLGGVALLVGIGASVMIGRSLTGPLARAVNLAERLSKGLLDQEFRLGGRDELTQLGEAMASVRQSVQAAIGAQLQMAEQHEAGAIRYRMDASAFPGDFGRMVQATNSLVESHVQVELLMAEVMQRYAIGDLSRDLPDYPGEKGTLTRTLAAVKQSLMAINAQIDELARAARAGDFSMRGDAAAFQYQFKAMVEHLNGMMASSQASIADVSDVLRAISHGDLTARMDGEYDGVFARMRDDANTTTAQLTGIVRGIQVAADSINNAAQELAAGNNDLSRRTEQQAANLEEAAASMEELTSTVRQNAELARQADSEAHAAGAAVRETEQAMAQMASVMGEIDQSSARISEISTVIDGIAFQTNILALNAAVEAARAGEQGRGFAVVASEVRTLAQRAGVAAKEIKELIEDAAAKVKSGLAVTVESEAAIARVAQASSRTTQLMSDIAAASKEQAAGIEQVNQVVVQMDQVTQQNAALVEEATAASRALEEQAHALTTSVSVFKVEGAAASAVTRRAA, from the coding sequence ATGAACTACTTGAGGAACGTCAGGGTTGCCTGGCGTCTTGGGCTGGGCTTTGGCCTGTTGCTGCTGCTGGTTGCCGCCGTGGTGGCCACCGGCGCCACCGCCAGTGTCGTGCAGAAGCGCGCGATGCAGCAGGTGGTCGACGTCAGCGTGGCCAAGGTGCGCCTGTTGTCGCAGATGCTCGATGCCAACAACCAGATGATGGTGGTGCGCCGCGAGATGCTGATCCGCCAGGGTGAAGACCGTGGCCACGACGAGCAGCGCATCGCTGATCTGGTGAAGCGCTACGAGGCCAGCTGGACCGCCTACCAGGCGCTGCCCAGCGACGCCGACGGCAAGGCCATTGCCGAAACCATCGCCGCCAAGCGTGCCATTGCGCGCCCGCTCAACAAGCAGACCAGCGAACTGATGGAGCAGGGTGACTACCCGGGCGCCGTGGCGCTGACCCTGGGCCCGGTGCAGGAAGCGGCCAATGGCTGGAACAAGGCGCTGTCCGATGGCGTGGACTTTGAGGAGAAGGAAAGCCGTGATGCCGCCGCCGAGGCAATCCGCTTGGGCGAGCGCAGCCTGCTGCAGCTGCTGGTGCTGGGCGGCGTCGCGCTGTTGGTGGGCATCGGTGCCTCGGTGATGATCGGCCGCAGCTTGACCGGTCCGCTGGCCCGCGCGGTGAACCTGGCCGAGCGTCTGTCCAAGGGACTGCTGGACCAGGAGTTCCGCCTTGGTGGCCGCGATGAACTGACTCAGCTGGGTGAAGCCATGGCCAGTGTGCGCCAGAGCGTGCAGGCGGCGATCGGCGCGCAGCTGCAGATGGCCGAACAGCACGAGGCCGGTGCGATCCGCTATCGCATGGACGCCAGTGCATTCCCCGGTGACTTCGGTCGCATGGTGCAGGCCACCAACAGCTTGGTCGAGTCGCACGTGCAGGTGGAACTGCTGATGGCCGAGGTGATGCAGCGCTACGCCATCGGCGACCTCAGCCGTGACCTGCCCGACTACCCGGGCGAGAAGGGCACGCTGACCCGTACCCTGGCCGCAGTGAAGCAGAGCCTGATGGCGATCAACGCGCAGATCGATGAGCTGGCTCGGGCCGCGCGCGCCGGTGATTTCAGCATGCGTGGCGACGCCGCTGCGTTCCAGTACCAGTTCAAGGCGATGGTCGAACACCTCAACGGCATGATGGCCAGTTCGCAGGCCAGCATCGCCGATGTCTCCGACGTGCTGCGCGCGATCTCGCACGGCGACCTGACCGCACGCATGGACGGCGAGTACGACGGAGTGTTCGCGCGCATGCGCGACGACGCCAACACCACCACCGCACAGCTGACCGGCATCGTGCGGGGCATCCAGGTGGCTGCCGACAGCATCAACAACGCGGCGCAGGAATTGGCCGCCGGCAACAACGACCTGTCGCGCCGCACCGAGCAGCAGGCAGCCAATCTGGAAGAGGCTGCTGCATCGATGGAGGAACTGACCTCCACCGTGCGCCAGAACGCCGAGCTGGCGCGTCAGGCCGACAGTGAAGCGCATGCCGCCGGTGCCGCCGTACGCGAGACCGAGCAGGCGATGGCACAGATGGCATCGGTGATGGGCGAGATCGACCAGTCCTCGGCACGCATCTCGGAAATCTCCACGGTGATCGACGGCATCGCGTTCCAGACCAACATCCTGGCGCTGAATGCTGCAGTGGAAGCCGCGCGTGCAGGCGAGCAGGGCCGTGGTTTTGCCGTGGTTGCCAGCGAAGTGCGCACGCTCGCACAGCGTGCCGGTGTCGCCGCCAAGGAGATCAAGGAGCTGATCGAAGACGCCGCTGCCAAGGTGAAGAGTGGCTTGGCGGTGACCGTTGAATCGGAAGCCGCGATCGCGCGCGTGGCCCAGGCCAGCTCGCGAACCACCCAGCTGATGAGCGACATCGCAGCGGCCAGCAAGGAACAGGCCGCCGGTATCGAGCAGGTCAACCAGGTGGTGGTGCAGATGGACCAGGTGACCCAGCAGAACGCCGCGCTGGTGGAAGAAGCCACTGCCGCCAGCCGCGCACTGGAAGAACAGGCGCATGCACTGACCACGTCGGTGTCGGTGTTCAAGGTGGAAGGCGCAGCAGCTTCCGCCGTGACGCGTCGCGCAGCCTGA
- a CDS encoding McrB family protein, whose translation MSHGFPHQLIIFGPPGTSKSYKARHEKTPMLGIRPGEVIPVTFHAEFGYGDFVSRLLPLSEGNRVNYEVHAGPFIRALALALHRSEHGTADSPPRNVVLLIDEINRGNCAEIFGDIFQLLDRDDDGQSSYSVCASKLTVQALINEIRELEARDDRDSSTLIGRIENERMLRLPANLYLIGTMNTGDESIFFMDSAFKRRWNFEFSPAEFNAVPAAQANATIEGHPSVTWKMLVDDLNAMIVEKCASPNLDDKLIGPWFIKARSVAARTPPATLEQTHAASIAELRLLAPGAAKSMQGADFSQRFDKEFCKLRESCNSETLKAIDTLSGFDESAERRLKAIAFAISGSSPYYKSKKNFPRTKDGMLIEDFVEALAGTQEVHPTAHHIAAGDIEGKLFLYLWDNVFERDKSPLAEWLGIPAESLRTFGQFAARRDEFIRSFTVSAELHAAA comes from the coding sequence ATGAGCCACGGTTTTCCCCACCAGTTGATCATTTTCGGCCCACCGGGAACCAGCAAGAGTTACAAGGCCCGGCATGAGAAGACGCCGATGCTCGGCATTCGCCCGGGCGAGGTCATCCCCGTGACGTTCCACGCCGAGTTTGGCTATGGCGATTTCGTCTCCCGCCTGCTGCCATTGTCCGAGGGCAACAGGGTCAATTATGAAGTGCATGCCGGCCCCTTCATCCGCGCGTTGGCACTTGCCCTCCATCGTTCAGAGCACGGCACGGCCGATTCGCCGCCTCGCAACGTTGTCCTGCTCATTGACGAAATCAACCGCGGCAACTGCGCGGAAATCTTCGGCGACATCTTCCAGCTGCTGGACCGTGACGATGACGGACAATCCAGCTATTCCGTCTGTGCCTCGAAACTGACGGTGCAGGCGCTGATCAACGAGATCCGCGAACTTGAAGCTCGCGATGACAGAGACTCCTCCACGCTGATCGGACGTATCGAAAATGAGCGCATGCTGAGGCTTCCGGCGAATCTCTACCTGATCGGGACCATGAACACTGGCGACGAGTCGATCTTCTTCATGGATTCGGCATTCAAGCGCCGCTGGAACTTCGAATTCAGTCCAGCCGAGTTCAACGCGGTTCCCGCAGCGCAGGCCAATGCAACGATCGAAGGCCACCCGTCGGTCACCTGGAAGATGCTGGTGGATGATCTCAATGCGATGATCGTCGAGAAATGCGCCTCTCCGAATCTCGACGACAAACTGATCGGCCCCTGGTTCATCAAGGCGCGGTCCGTCGCTGCGAGGACACCGCCTGCGACCCTGGAACAGACGCACGCAGCATCGATTGCCGAACTGCGCCTGCTTGCCCCGGGGGCTGCGAAGAGCATGCAGGGCGCGGACTTCAGCCAAAGGTTCGACAAAGAGTTCTGCAAGCTTCGGGAATCCTGCAATAGCGAGACCCTGAAGGCGATCGACACGCTCTCGGGCTTTGACGAATCCGCCGAGCGCAGATTGAAGGCCATTGCCTTCGCCATCAGCGGTAGCTCTCCCTACTACAAGTCAAAGAAAAACTTCCCGAGGACCAAGGACGGGATGCTCATCGAGGATTTCGTCGAAGCGCTTGCTGGGACACAGGAAGTCCACCCCACCGCTCACCATATCGCCGCCGGTGATATCGAGGGGAAGCTCTTTCTCTACCTGTGGGACAACGTTTTCGAGAGGGACAAGTCCCCGCTCGCAGAATGGCTTGGCATTCCCGCGGAGTCACTGAGGACCTTCGGACAGTTTGCTGCCCGGCGCGATGAATTCATCCGCAGCTTCACTGTCTCGGCAGAGCTGCATGCAGCTGCATGA
- a CDS encoding L,D-transpeptidase family protein, with protein sequence MLSARVAVLSLTLLSPAAFAQVASPALPAPIAERAGPDVGPRSALHAQVLLDRANFSPGQIDGEVGSNQRRAVSGFQAAHGLTVTGEVDDPTWKALQADTVEPLASYTLTSEDVAGPFQAIPKGPAAQARLKSLGFSSVEEALGERFHASPELLKALNPGIDLAKAGSRIQVPNIAPAALPKAAKIVVDKSDSTLQLLDAQGKLIAQVPVSSGSQHDPLPIGEWKILGVYRDPPFHYNPKLFWDARKGEKKATLPPGPNNPVGRVWIDLSKPHYGLHGTPEPGHVGKTESHGCVRMTNWDAVRVADAVDTSVPVVMQE encoded by the coding sequence ATGCTTTCAGCCCGCGTCGCTGTGCTGTCCCTCACCCTGCTGTCGCCTGCTGCCTTTGCGCAGGTCGCGTCGCCCGCCCTGCCCGCCCCCATCGCCGAAAGGGCCGGCCCGGATGTCGGACCACGCTCCGCCCTGCACGCCCAGGTGCTGCTGGATCGCGCGAATTTCTCTCCCGGCCAGATCGATGGCGAAGTGGGCAGCAACCAGCGGCGCGCAGTGTCGGGCTTCCAGGCGGCGCACGGATTGACCGTAACGGGTGAAGTGGATGACCCCACCTGGAAGGCCCTGCAGGCTGATACGGTCGAGCCGCTGGCCAGTTATACGCTGACCAGCGAGGATGTCGCCGGCCCGTTCCAGGCCATACCGAAAGGCCCCGCCGCACAGGCCAGGCTGAAATCGCTGGGCTTCAGCAGTGTGGAAGAAGCCCTGGGCGAGCGTTTCCACGCCTCCCCTGAGCTGCTGAAGGCGCTCAATCCGGGCATAGATCTGGCCAAGGCAGGCAGCCGCATCCAGGTACCCAACATCGCCCCGGCGGCATTGCCGAAGGCGGCGAAGATCGTGGTCGACAAATCCGACTCCACCCTGCAGCTGCTGGACGCGCAGGGCAAGCTGATCGCGCAGGTGCCGGTGTCATCCGGCAGCCAGCACGACCCGTTGCCGATCGGGGAATGGAAGATCCTGGGCGTGTACCGCGACCCGCCGTTCCACTACAACCCGAAGCTGTTCTGGGATGCCCGCAAGGGCGAAAAGAAGGCCACGCTGCCGCCAGGCCCGAACAATCCGGTCGGACGGGTCTGGATCGATCTGTCCAAGCCGCATTACGGCCTGCACGGCACGCCTGAACCCGGCCACGTGGGCAAGACCGAATCACATGGCTGTGTGCGCATGACCAACTGGGATGCAGTGCGCGTGGCCGATGCAGTCGATACCTCGGTACCCGTGGTGATGCAGGAGTGA
- a CDS encoding M23 family metallopeptidase, whose translation MRLSQLIVLGVLLGLGAGWWLHRDASGPVAASLPEAAPGAAATVKEPVAPRATAPPGATAPSAAQAADAPSGLLLPVQGILTSQLRDTFTDARSEGRVHDAIDIMADTGTPVLAVADGTVEKLFDSERGGLTIYQFEPSGRWCYYYAHLQRYADGLAEKQVIKRGEVIGYVGSTGNASDDAPHLHFEVHVLGPEKQWWKGESINPYPLLKSAASMPDAANAAR comes from the coding sequence ATGCGTCTTTCGCAGCTGATCGTGCTGGGTGTTCTGCTGGGGTTGGGTGCAGGCTGGTGGTTGCACCGCGATGCGAGTGGGCCGGTAGCCGCCTCGCTTCCGGAAGCAGCGCCGGGGGCCGCTGCGACGGTGAAGGAACCAGTAGCGCCTCGCGCAACAGCCCCACCCGGCGCCACTGCGCCGTCGGCCGCGCAGGCTGCGGATGCGCCGTCCGGCCTGCTGCTGCCGGTGCAGGGCATCCTGACCTCCCAGCTGCGCGATACGTTCACCGATGCACGCAGCGAAGGCCGCGTGCACGATGCCATCGACATCATGGCCGATACCGGTACGCCGGTGCTGGCGGTGGCCGATGGAACGGTGGAAAAACTGTTCGACAGCGAGCGCGGCGGCTTGACGATCTACCAGTTCGAGCCCAGCGGGCGCTGGTGCTACTACTACGCGCATCTGCAGCGCTACGCCGATGGCCTGGCGGAGAAGCAGGTGATCAAGCGCGGAGAGGTGATCGGTTACGTGGGCAGCACAGGCAATGCCAGTGACGATGCGCCGCACCTGCACTTTGAGGTGCACGTGCTGGGCCCGGAAAAGCAGTGGTGGAAGGGCGAATCGATCAATCCGTATCCGCTACTGAAATCGGCTGCTTCGATGCCCGACGCTGCCAACGCCGCAAGGTGA
- a CDS encoding adenylosuccinate synthase, producing MGQSVVVLGAQWGDEGKGKIVDLLTEEIGAVVRFQGGHNAGHTLVINGKKTVLHLIPSGILRDDALCLIGNGVVISPAALQKEIAELETSGVEVRSRLKISPAAPLIMPYHIALDQARERAAGGKAIGTTGRGIGPAYEDKVARRGIRIADLHYPKQLEELLRTALDYHNFVLTNYLKTDAVDFQKTFDEALAFGEYVQPMKSDVAGILHDLRKQGKRVLFEGAQGALLDIDHGTYPYVTSSNTTVGGALAGAGVGADSIDYVLGIAKAYATRVGGGPFPTELDDEIGQGIRDRGAEYGASTGRPRRCGWMDIVALKRAVAINGISGLCITKLDVLDGMEKLKVCIAYEYNGKRTEYAPLDAQGWEECTPVYLEFPGWTENTHGITNWDDLPPAARAYLRSLEELAGCPISIVSTGPDRDHTMVLQDPFA from the coding sequence ATGGGTCAGTCTGTCGTAGTGTTGGGTGCCCAGTGGGGCGATGAAGGCAAGGGCAAGATCGTCGATCTGCTCACTGAGGAAATCGGCGCCGTCGTGCGCTTCCAGGGCGGCCACAATGCCGGCCACACCCTGGTCATCAACGGTAAGAAGACCGTCCTGCACCTGATCCCGTCGGGCATCCTGCGTGATGACGCGCTGTGCCTGATCGGCAACGGCGTGGTGATCTCGCCGGCCGCACTGCAGAAGGAAATCGCCGAGCTGGAAACCTCCGGCGTGGAAGTGCGTTCGCGCCTGAAGATCTCCCCGGCCGCGCCGCTGATCATGCCGTACCACATCGCCCTGGACCAGGCGCGCGAACGCGCTGCCGGTGGCAAGGCGATCGGCACCACCGGTCGCGGCATCGGCCCGGCCTACGAAGACAAGGTGGCGCGCCGCGGTATCCGCATCGCCGACCTGCACTACCCGAAGCAGCTGGAAGAGCTCCTGCGCACCGCGCTGGACTACCACAACTTCGTGCTGACCAATTACCTGAAGACCGACGCCGTCGATTTCCAGAAGACCTTCGACGAAGCGCTGGCCTTTGGCGAGTACGTGCAGCCGATGAAGTCCGACGTGGCCGGCATCCTGCACGACCTGCGCAAGCAGGGTAAGCGCGTGCTGTTCGAAGGCGCGCAGGGTGCGCTGCTGGACATCGACCACGGCACCTACCCGTACGTCACCAGCTCCAACACCACCGTGGGTGGTGCGCTGGCTGGTGCCGGCGTGGGCGCAGATTCGATCGACTACGTGCTGGGCATCGCCAAGGCCTACGCCACCCGCGTGGGCGGTGGTCCGTTCCCGACCGAGCTGGACGACGAAATCGGCCAGGGCATCCGTGACCGCGGCGCCGAGTACGGTGCCTCGACCGGCCGTCCGCGTCGTTGCGGCTGGATGGACATCGTTGCGCTGAAGCGCGCCGTGGCCATCAATGGCATCAGCGGCCTGTGCATCACCAAGCTGGACGTGCTGGATGGCATGGAAAAGCTGAAGGTCTGCATCGCCTACGAATACAACGGCAAGCGCACCGAGTACGCGCCGCTGGACGCGCAGGGCTGGGAAGAGTGCACCCCCGTGTACCTGGAGTTCCCGGGCTGGACCGAGAACACCCACGGCATCACCAACTGGGACGACCTGCCGCCGGCCGCACGTGCCTACCTGCGTTCGCTGGAAGAGCTGGCCGGTTGCCCGATCAGCATCGTCTCCACCGGCCCGGACCGCGACCACACCATGGTCCTGCAGGATCCGTTCGCCTGA
- a CDS encoding DUF2065 domain-containing protein, with the protein MKDLFAAVCLVAVLEGLFLFVAPFAWKRMAERLLDLPSPALRSFGGLVLLAGLSLLWWARH; encoded by the coding sequence ATGAAAGATCTGTTCGCCGCCGTCTGCCTGGTGGCGGTGCTGGAAGGCCTGTTCCTGTTCGTCGCTCCGTTCGCCTGGAAGCGCATGGCCGAGCGCCTGCTGGACCTGCCCAGCCCAGCCCTGCGCAGCTTCGGCGGGCTGGTGCTGCTGGCCGGCCTGAGCCTGCTGTGGTGGGCGCGTCATTGA
- the hflC gene encoding protease modulator HflC yields MKSPIWIAVIVAVVLGLLGSVYVVREDQTAMVLNLGKVVRSDIKPGLHFKVPVVETVKVFDRRFQVLDTAPARYFTAEQKDVSVDFFAIGYISNVGDYFRATGGDPRVANARLAPIITDSLRNQINSRTLQQLVSGDRSELIAEQLKGINEAVAGLGMQMIDLRIKQVDLPTDSQVINDVYERMRAQRKQEAAKLRAEGEEQSLTIRAQADRDSTVLIAEAERDAQRLRGEGDADAARIYGKAGSADPSFYAFYRSLEAYRGSMTDGNGVIVLDKNDPFLQYLKNDR; encoded by the coding sequence ATGAAGAGTCCTATCTGGATCGCCGTGATCGTGGCGGTGGTGCTGGGCCTGCTCGGCTCGGTGTACGTGGTCCGTGAGGACCAGACCGCCATGGTCCTGAACCTGGGCAAGGTGGTGCGTTCGGACATCAAGCCGGGCCTGCACTTCAAGGTGCCGGTGGTGGAAACGGTGAAGGTCTTCGACCGCCGCTTCCAGGTGCTCGACACCGCCCCGGCGCGCTACTTCACCGCCGAGCAGAAGGACGTCAGCGTCGACTTCTTCGCCATCGGCTACATCTCCAACGTGGGTGACTACTTCCGTGCCACCGGTGGCGATCCGCGCGTGGCCAACGCCCGCCTGGCCCCGATCATCACCGACTCGCTGCGCAACCAGATCAACTCGCGCACCCTGCAGCAGCTGGTCTCCGGCGACCGCAGCGAGCTGATCGCCGAGCAGCTGAAGGGGATCAACGAGGCCGTGGCCGGGCTGGGCATGCAGATGATCGACCTGCGCATCAAGCAGGTGGACCTGCCGACCGACAGCCAAGTGATCAACGACGTGTACGAGCGCATGCGCGCCCAGCGCAAGCAGGAAGCCGCCAAGCTGCGCGCGGAGGGCGAGGAGCAGTCGCTGACCATCCGTGCCCAGGCCGACCGTGACAGCACCGTGCTGATCGCCGAAGCCGAGCGTGATGCGCAGCGCCTGCGCGGTGAAGGCGATGCCGATGCGGCGCGCATCTACGGCAAGGCCGGCTCGGCCGATCCGTCGTTCTATGCGTTCTACCGCAGCCTGGAGGCCTACCGTGGCTCCATGACCGACGGCAACGGCGTGATCGTGCTCGACAAGAATGACCCGTTCCTGCAGTACCTGAAGAACGACCGCTGA
- the hflK gene encoding FtsH protease activity modulator HflK, translating into MAWNTPGGNKGGQGPEDKRRGPFGTRGGGNGGGWGGLPGPLKDLFDGGILRWVAAAVVLLVLFSSFQLIGEQQRGVVLRFGQFSRILTPGPNFKLPWPIESVTKVNATEIKTFSIQVPVLTRDENIVNVSLNVQYRIDDPQQYLFGTVDANQVLEQSAQSAVREEVGRADLNAVLNNRGPLAVAAEERLQALLKAFKTGLTVTGLTLQDARPPEEVKPAFDEVNGAQQVKERLINEAQAYAAKVVPEARGQASRARTTAEGYKQAVVSKAEGDAQRFSLLQAQYKDAPEVTRKRLWLETVQQVLSENRKVIGGDGRQLIYVPMTGDTRPTTSAPPGVTNPEVVMPSLPGAAVEASRDPGRPVGRPTGRPSGREEGSR; encoded by the coding sequence ATGGCCTGGAATACACCCGGCGGCAACAAGGGCGGACAAGGCCCCGAGGACAAGCGACGTGGGCCTTTCGGCACGCGCGGCGGTGGCAATGGCGGTGGCTGGGGCGGACTGCCCGGGCCGCTGAAGGATCTGTTCGACGGTGGCATCCTGCGTTGGGTGGCGGCAGCGGTGGTGTTGCTGGTGCTGTTCTCCAGCTTCCAGCTGATCGGCGAACAGCAGCGTGGCGTGGTGCTGCGCTTCGGCCAGTTCTCGCGCATCCTCACCCCAGGTCCGAACTTCAAGTTGCCGTGGCCGATCGAATCGGTCACCAAGGTCAACGCCACCGAGATCAAGACGTTCTCGATCCAGGTGCCGGTGCTGACCCGCGACGAGAACATCGTCAACGTCTCGCTGAACGTCCAGTACCGCATCGACGACCCGCAGCAGTACCTGTTCGGCACGGTTGATGCCAACCAGGTGCTGGAGCAGTCGGCGCAGAGCGCGGTGCGCGAGGAAGTCGGCCGTGCCGACCTCAACGCGGTACTGAACAACCGTGGCCCGCTGGCCGTGGCCGCCGAGGAGCGCCTGCAGGCGCTGCTGAAGGCGTTCAAGACCGGCCTGACCGTGACCGGCCTGACCCTGCAGGACGCCCGTCCGCCGGAGGAAGTGAAGCCGGCCTTCGACGAGGTCAACGGTGCCCAGCAGGTCAAGGAACGCCTGATCAACGAAGCCCAGGCCTATGCCGCCAAGGTCGTGCCGGAAGCCCGAGGCCAGGCCTCGCGTGCCCGTACCACTGCCGAAGGCTACAAGCAGGCCGTGGTGTCCAAGGCCGAGGGTGACGCGCAGCGCTTCAGCCTGCTGCAGGCCCAGTACAAGGACGCCCCGGAAGTGACCCGCAAGCGCCTGTGGCTGGAGACCGTGCAGCAGGTGTTGAGCGAGAACCGCAAGGTGATCGGTGGCGATGGCCGCCAGCTGATCTATGTGCCGATGACCGGCGATACCCGTCCCACTACCTCGGCCCCGCCGGGGGTGACCAATCCGGAGGTGGTGATGCCGTCGCTGCCGGGCGCAGCGGTGGAAGCTTCCCGTGATCCGGGCCGGCCGGTGGGCCGCCCGACCGGGCGACCGAGCGGCCGTGAGGAGGGCAGCCGATGA
- a CDS encoding YhdH/YhfP family quinone oxidoreductase, whose amino-acid sequence MAPTTPFTAFRIENDDAGYRAGLAQITVDDLNPGQVLIRAQWSSVNYKDALAGTGKGRILRRFPLVGGIDVAGTVVASTDPAWREGDAVLATGCGLSETRDGGYSQYVRLQSSAVIAQPAGLSPREAMVLGTAGFTAALALLRLQDNRQTPELGPLAVTGASGGVGALALSIFSRAGYTVHAVSGKPEQSDFLRGIGAAEVLPRSALADTGPLQSARFGGGLDNAGGDMLASLLAQTVPYGSVVSAGLAASPKLDMTVMPFILRGVSLLGVSSANAPRGLREAVWARLGNEWKPQHLDRICTAEVGLDGLPAVFERMLAGGSLGRTVVRID is encoded by the coding sequence ATGGCCCCCACCACCCCGTTTACAGCCTTCCGCATCGAAAATGACGATGCCGGTTACCGCGCCGGCCTGGCCCAGATCACTGTCGACGACCTCAACCCCGGCCAGGTGCTGATCCGCGCCCAGTGGTCTTCGGTCAACTACAAGGACGCGCTGGCGGGCACCGGCAAGGGCAGGATCCTGCGCCGCTTCCCGCTGGTCGGCGGGATCGATGTGGCCGGCACCGTGGTGGCATCCACCGACCCGGCCTGGCGTGAAGGCGATGCGGTACTGGCCACCGGCTGCGGCCTCAGCGAAACCCGGGATGGGGGCTACAGCCAGTACGTGCGGCTGCAATCGAGCGCGGTGATCGCGCAGCCGGCCGGGCTGAGCCCGCGCGAGGCGATGGTGCTGGGCACCGCCGGCTTCACGGCAGCGTTGGCCCTGCTGCGCCTGCAAGACAACCGGCAGACCCCGGAGCTCGGCCCGCTGGCAGTCACCGGCGCCAGCGGCGGTGTGGGCGCGCTGGCGCTGTCCATCTTCAGCCGTGCCGGCTACACGGTGCACGCGGTCAGCGGCAAGCCTGAGCAGTCGGACTTCCTGCGCGGCATCGGCGCCGCCGAGGTGCTGCCACGCTCGGCGTTGGCCGATACCGGCCCACTGCAATCGGCCCGCTTCGGCGGGGGCCTCGACAATGCCGGAGGCGACATGCTGGCCAGCCTGCTGGCGCAGACCGTGCCCTATGGCAGCGTGGTCAGCGCCGGCCTCGCGGCGAGCCCGAAACTGGACATGACGGTGATGCCGTTCATCCTGCGCGGCGTGTCACTGCTGGGCGTGTCCTCGGCCAACGCACCGCGCGGGCTGCGCGAAGCAGTGTGGGCGCGGCTGGGCAATGAGTGGAAGCCGCAACACCTGGACCGCATCTGTACCGCCGAAGTCGGCCTGGACGGCCTGCCGGCGGTGTTCGAGCGGATGCTGGCCGGCGGTTCGCTGGGCCGCACCGTGGTGCGGATCGACTGA
- the pilH gene encoding twitching motility response regulator PilH has protein sequence MARILIVDDSPSQLLGIQRIVEKLGHQILTATDGAAGVETAKAELPDLVLMDVVMPNLNGFQATRTLARDEATRHIPVILVTTKDQDTDRMWGMRQGAKAYITKPFSEDELSEVLERVFAGQG, from the coding sequence ATGGCACGCATTCTGATCGTCGACGACTCACCGTCGCAGCTGTTGGGGATACAGCGCATCGTCGAGAAGCTCGGGCACCAGATCCTGACCGCCACCGATGGCGCCGCCGGGGTCGAAACCGCCAAGGCCGAGCTGCCCGACCTGGTCCTGATGGACGTGGTGATGCCCAACCTCAATGGCTTCCAGGCCACCCGCACGCTTGCCCGCGACGAGGCGACCCGGCACATCCCGGTGATCCTGGTGACCACCAAGGACCAGGACACCGACCGCATGTGGGGCATGCGCCAGGGTGCCAAGGCCTACATCACCAAGCCGTTCTCGGAAGACGAGCTGTCCGAGGTGCTGGAGCGGGTGTTCGCCGGGCAGGGCTGA